A genomic region of Raphanus sativus cultivar WK10039 chromosome 6, ASM80110v3, whole genome shotgun sequence contains the following coding sequences:
- the LOC108806779 gene encoding protein LURP-one-related 15 produces MAQSVIVDRRFCVPDPVDLAMVRDKIASQYGNFVIGDVDGNMLFQVKKPGFGLHKKMILLDSSGSPVLTMKEKTMTLHNRWQVFRGGSTEERDMLYTVKRSSMVQRTTKLDVFLGHNNEEKTCDFKVKGTNWLERSCVVYAGGSDVIVAQMQHKKHTRHTALSGNDSFSVTVKPNIDYAFIASLVVLFDVVDRQESPKGIGSDNFEAAHVTQGLFQ; encoded by the exons atggcGCAGTCGGTGATCGTGGATCGAAGGTTTTGTGTTCCGGACCCCGTGGATCTGGCGATGGTGCGGGATAAGATTGCTTCACAGTACGGTAACTTCGTTATAGGTGACGTTGACGGGAACATGCTGTTCCAGGTGAAAAAACCGGGTTTTGGTCTTCACAAGAAGATGATCTTATTGGATAGTTCTGGATCTCCGGTCTTGACTATGAAAGAGAAG ACGATGACCTTGCATAACAGGTGGCAAGTATTTAGAGGAGGGAGTACGGAAGAGCGTGATATGCTCTACACGGTGAAAAGATCGTCGATGGTTCAGCGTACAACGAAACTCGATGTGTTTTTGGGTCACAACAATGAAGAGAAGACATGCGATTTCAAAGTCAAAGGGACGAATTGGCTCGAACGCTCTTGTGTCGTCTACGCCGGTGGATCTGACGTCATTGTTGCCCAA ATGCAGCACAAGAAGCACACGCGGCATACCGCTTTATCTGGAAATGACAGTTTCTCGGTGACGGTTAAACCAAACATCGATTATGCCTTTATTGCCTCTCTCGTAGTCCTTTTTGATGTTGTTGACCGACAAGAGTCGCCCAAAGGAATCGGCTCTGATAATTTCGAGGCTGCCCATGTTACACAGGGTTTATTTCAATGA
- the LOC130495769 gene encoding uncharacterized protein LOC130495769, whose amino-acid sequence MKDYAGMSGLHINAAKSQIFIAGSNRSELITEAEALGIGVGNLPIRYLGMPLTTKSLTPHDYEPLIDKIRKKMLCWSNKSLSFAGRLQLIKSVITSMVNFWSSAFILPAKRLDTIESMCSAFLWSGSPTQTHKAKVSWDDLCYPKEEGGLGVRKLRDTSKANALRLIWRLFTQSDSLWVCWIKYYLLRQSSFWDVRDDTKGSWMWRKLLKLRDMAYEFMRVEVRDGATTHFWFDNWMGVGKLIDATGAIGTTYLGLTRQELVCNAVSGDGWSMRNKRSRRFQLLYNQILAEQVPSVDRGSDLVLRKQGEDDYKDSFSTANTWEQIRRKKPKVDWCRVVWFSQNIPRYAFITWLAIQNRLSTGDRMRSWGITQGCGLCGERDETRDQGRTERRSNGVT is encoded by the coding sequence ATGAAGGACTATGCAGGCATGTCTGGCCTCCATATCAATGCAGCTAAGTCGCAAATCTTTATAGCAGGAAGTAATCGATCGGAGTTGATCACTGAGGCAGAAGCTCTCGGAATAGGAGTGGGAAACCTTCCCATTCGATATCTAGGAATGCCACTTACTACGAAGTCCCTAACGCCTCATGACTATGAGCCTTTAATTGACAAGATCAGAAAGAAGATGCTCTGCTGGTCAAATAAGAGTTTATCGTTTGCGGGAAGACTACAGTTGATCAAATCGGTCATCACGAGTATGGTAAATTTCTGGAGTTCTGCTTTCATCCTACCTGCTAAGCGTTTGGATACAATTGAGAGTATGTGTAGCGCCTTTCTCTGGTCAGGATCACCAACTCAAACTCACAAGGCTAAGGTGAGTTGGGACGACTTGTGTTACCCTAAAGAAGAGGGAGGTCTGGGGGTCCGAAAGTTGAGAGATACCTCCAAAGCCAATGCTTTGAGACTTATATGGAGGTTGTTTACGCAATCTGATTCACTGTGGGTATGCTGGATCAAATATTATCTGCTAAGACAGAGCTCTTTTTGGGACGTAAGAGATGATACAAAGGGTTCATGGATGTGGAGGAAACTTCTTAAATTAAGAGACATGGCTTATGAGTTTATGAGAGTGGAGGTCAGAGATGGTGCTACTACACATTTTTGGTTTGATAATTGGATGGGGGTAGGGAAATTGATAGATGCCACAGGCGCCATTGGCACTACGTATTTGGGACTTACTCGCCAAGAACTGGTTTGTAATGCTGTCTCTGGAGACGGATGGAGTATGAGGAACAAACGAAGCAGGCGGTTTCAGCTTCTGTATAATCAGATCCTTGCGGAGCAAGTTCCAAGTGTGGACAGGGGAAGCGACTTGGTTTTACGGAAGCAGGGGGAGGATGATTATAAGGACAGTTTCTCTACGGCTAACACATGGGAGCAGATCAGAAGAAAGAAGCCAAAGGTAGATTGGTGCAGGGTCGTTTGGTTCTCCCAAAACATTCCTAGGTACGCGTTTATCACTTGGCTGGCAATACAAAATAGACTATCCACGGGAGACAGGATGAGGAGCTGGGGTATCACACAGGGCTGTGGACTATGTGGAGAACGGGATGAGACCAGGGACCAGGGGCGGACGGAGAGAAGGAGTAACGGGGTCACGTGA